The Mytilus galloprovincialis chromosome 7, xbMytGall1.hap1.1, whole genome shotgun sequence genome has a window encoding:
- the LOC143083971 gene encoding uncharacterized protein LOC143083971, which yields MKSISLKAIGFKFLDIFTLKEPPKRFKVREADENFVEKMANVMVEKNSVSVDNAPNIIGLIDIDKVDYKEENFSNYEVFIVDGNHSIKAQKEAYRQTKDELFRHRGVFIYCGLTENEAILLGISRNEDTESFVKFSDFQKVDVLRRRLYSMTGTPAHADPPTVPKEFKDVFITLLNLQGKKAVDSKSMLRFLATGLSYQCYELFKNICSKSTGKIPASKFDGLKGLKEEDALFCLIDLSCSNLQRKDWQKFNYLCQSKQSKPKKLRKDVTLNIKFQTKCTQGFIGQKQLAGNYTWFHFTDCNNKQIILTDKEMERLVFSSKDKRLPISSTPNLDDEQDFVDTSSSQRSSDLDSTDKFLTGAECAATTSFPGTTSFSSNGSKSSLGISFSKKLSGFLHHMADSDAVLRAESGMFLIEEEEVETKPEQLISYTDVLLCPETQTAAEPYFSTDAWLLVLNTLKVLEDMYIVNTQKKYDMISQSRTRKGKALIGSAKGRIFKKCSKKKSDQIDSGKRNVYSFTSEDSSPLKSMEGKTDKKSSTSDDRSPLKATDGRRNLNILSSAESSPVKPTYDLNDAIDVCPILEKTSENTGDGEKISETTGQGEKISETTGQGEKISETTGQGEKISETTGQGEKISETTGQGGKISETTGQGGKISETTENGRKRTSCSSKNEKVDATESKKCTVRLTDIGTIKNLKTYVDKTEKKRKRRKICLKNL from the exons ATGAAAAGTATTAGTTTAAAAGCAATTGGGTTCAAATTCCTAGACATATTTACTTTAAAAGAACCACCAAAAAGGTTCAAAGTCAGAGAAGCTGATGAAAACTTTGTTGAAAAAATGGCGAATGTAATGGTTGAAAAAAATTCTGTAAGTGTTGATAATGCTCCAAATATAATTGGCCTTATTGACATAGATAAAGTTGATTACAAAGAAGAAAACTTTTCTAACTATGAGGTATTTATAGTGGATGGGAACCACAGTATTAAAGCACAAAAAGAGGCATACAGACAGACAAAAGACGAACTGTTTAGGCATCGTGGAGTTTTCATATACTGTGGTTTAACAGAAAATGAAGCAATTCTGCTTGGAATCAGCAGAAATGAGGACACTGAATCGTTTGTGAAGTTCTCTGATTTTCAGAAGGTTGATGTACTGAGGCGTCGATTGTATTCCATGACAGGCACACCAGCCCATGCTGATCCACCTACAGTTCCTAAAGAATTTAAGGATGTATTTATCACTCTACTTAACTTGCAAGGT AAAAAAGCAGTAGACAGCAAAAGCATGCTGAGGTTCCTTGCAACTGGACTTTCCTATCAATGCTATGAACTGTTTAAGAATATATGCTCAAAAAGCACTGGAAAGATTCCGGCTTCAAAATTTGATGGGTTAAAGGGTTTGAAGGAAGAAGATGCATTATTTTGTCTCATCGATCTCTCATGTAGCAACCTTCAAAGAAAAGATTGGCAGAAATTTAACTACTTGTGTCAAAGCAAGCAATCAAAGCcaaaaaag TTGAGGAAAGATGTAACACTAAATATAAAGTTCCAAACAAAGTGTACTCAGGGTTTTATTGGACAGAAACAACTTGCAGGGAATTACACCTGGTTTCATTTCACTGATTGTAATAACAAGCAGATTATCTTAACTGATAAAGAAATGGAAAGGCTGGTGTTTT caTCAAAAGACAAGAGGCTTCCCATATCTTCAACTCCAAATTTGGATG ATGAACAAGATTTTGTGGATACATCCTCATCTCAAAGAAGCAGTG acCTTGATTCAACAGATAAATTTTTGACAGGAGCAGAATGTG cagCTACCACTTCGTTTCCGGGAACTACAAGTTTTTCATCTAATG GTAGCAAAAGTTCCCTGGGTATATCATTTTCAAAGAAACTAAGTG GGTTTTTACATCACATGGCTGATTCAGATGCTGTTTTAAGAGCAGAATCAGGAATGTTCTTAATTGAAGAAGAAGAGGTGGAGACAAAGCCAGAACAGTTGATCAGTTATACTGATGTGTTGTTGTGTCCAGAAACACAAACTGCAGCAGAGCCATACTTTAGTACAGATGCATGGCTGCTTGTTTTAAATACTCTCAAAGTATTAGAAG atatgtatattgtTAACACTCAGAAGAAATATGATATGATTTCTCAATCTCGGACAAGAAAAGGCAAAGCTTTAATAGGATCAGCTAAAG gaagaatatttaaaaagtgttcaaaaaaGAAATCAGACCAGATTGATTCAG GAAAAAGAAATGTATATTCCTTCACAAGTGAAGACAGTTCTCCACTAAAATCAATGGAAG gaaaaacagataaaaaatccTCAACTAGTGACGACAGATCTCCATTAAAAGCAACAGATG GGAGaagaaatttgaatattttatcaagTGCGGAAAGTTCTCCAGTAAAACCAACATATG atttaaatGATGCTATAGATGTGTGCCCAATTTTAGAAAAGACCAGTGAAAATACTGGAGACGGTGAAAAGATAAGTGAAACTACTGGACAAGGTGAAAAGATTAGTGAAACTACTGGACAAGGTGAAAAGATAAGTGAAACTACTGGACAAGGTGAAAAGATAAGTGAAACTACTGGACAAGGTGAAAAGATTAGTGAAACTACTGGACAAGGTGGAAAGATTAGTGAAACTACTGGACAAGGTGGAAAGATTAGTGAAACTACTGAAAATG GAAGAAAAAGAACAAGTTGTtcttcaaaaaatgaaaaagtggaCGCAACAGAATCCAAGAAGTGCACAGTAAGACTGACTGATATTGGTACTattaaaaacttgaaaacatATGTAGATAAgacagagaaaaaaagaaaaagaagaaagataTGTCTAAAGAACTTGTAA